A DNA window from Sulfitobacter noctilucicola contains the following coding sequences:
- a CDS encoding isovaleryl-CoA dehydrogenase, with translation MFTASMKFSLGEDIEAMREMVHRWAQERVKPMAADIDTSNEFPSELWTEMGELGLLGMTVDEEYGGSGMGYLAHTVAVEEIARASASVSLSYGAHSNLCVNQISLNGTDEQRAQFLPKLCSGEHVGALAMSEPSAGSDVVSMKLRAEKRNDHYRLSGNKYWITNGPDAQTLVVYAKTDPDAGSKGITAFLIDKDMKGFSTSPHFDKLGMRGSNTAELIFDDVEVPFENVLGEEGRGVRVLMSGLDYERVVLAGIGLGIMANCLDEIMPYMAERKQFGQPVGNFQLMQGKMADMYTAMNSARGYVYAVAQACDRGDVTRQDAAACCLYASEQAMVQAHQAVQAMGGAGYLSDNPVGRIFRDAKLMEIGAGTSEIRRMLVGREMMAAMA, from the coding sequence ATGTTCACCGCAAGCATGAAATTCAGTCTGGGCGAAGATATCGAGGCGATGCGAGAGATGGTGCATCGCTGGGCGCAGGAGCGGGTCAAACCGATGGCCGCCGATATCGACACATCCAATGAGTTCCCGTCCGAGCTTTGGACCGAGATGGGCGAGCTGGGTCTGCTGGGCATGACCGTTGATGAAGAATACGGCGGCTCCGGCATGGGGTATCTGGCGCACACTGTCGCTGTTGAGGAAATCGCCCGCGCTTCTGCGTCGGTGTCGCTTTCTTATGGTGCGCATTCTAATCTGTGTGTGAACCAGATCAGCCTGAACGGAACCGATGAACAGCGCGCGCAATTCCTGCCCAAGCTGTGTTCGGGCGAGCATGTAGGCGCATTGGCCATGTCCGAGCCTTCAGCGGGGAGCGACGTGGTGTCGATGAAACTACGTGCCGAAAAGCGCAACGACCACTATCGGCTGTCAGGCAACAAATACTGGATCACCAATGGGCCTGATGCGCAGACGCTTGTTGTCTATGCGAAAACGGACCCGGATGCAGGGTCAAAGGGGATCACAGCCTTCCTGATCGACAAGGACATGAAGGGTTTCAGCACCTCTCCGCATTTCGACAAGCTTGGCATGCGTGGATCAAACACAGCCGAGCTTATTTTTGATGACGTAGAAGTGCCTTTTGAAAACGTATTGGGCGAAGAGGGGCGCGGCGTGCGCGTTTTGATGTCGGGCCTTGATTACGAACGTGTGGTACTTGCAGGCATCGGCCTTGGGATCATGGCCAACTGTCTGGACGAGATCATGCCCTATATGGCCGAACGCAAACAATTCGGGCAACCGGTCGGGAACTTCCAGCTGATGCAGGGCAAGATGGCCGACATGTACACAGCGATGAATTCGGCACGCGGGTATGTCTATGCCGTGGCGCAGGCGTGTGATCGTGGCGATGTGACCCGTCAGGACGCGGCGGCCTGTTGCCTTTATGCGTCCGAGCAGGCGATGGTGCAGGCGCATCAGGCGGTGCAGGCCATGGGCGGTGCGGGATACCTCAGCGACAACCCTGTTGGCCGGATCTTCCGTGACGCAAAACTGATGGAGATCGGGGCAGGTACATCCGAAATCCGCCGCATGCTGGTGGGACGCGAGATGATGGCGGCGATGGCCTGA